The following DNA comes from Chitinophaga nivalis.
GGTTCATCAAACAGCAGCCAGGCGCTGGCTACAGCCTGTTCACACGATACATTGGCCGCCAGGTACCGGGCTTCCCGGGCCTCCCGGGTAGGATGACTGGTCCATTGATCCCGGAACTGTACCCGGCTTTTCAGAAACGAATGAAAATAAGTATCGGTGATGACCGGCAGTCCTCCGGCATCCGGCAACAGGTGATGCTGCCGCGCGTAATAGGTCATCAGCTCCCGTTGTGCCGTAAACACATTGGGAAAACGTAAGGCCCGTTCTGCCAGTTCAGGTATTTTATGTAAACAATAATCCAGGCAGTGACTCCCCATTTCCATCCTGCGGATACTACTTACTGCTGCCTCGGTACCGGCAAGAGATACGGCCAGCGTATCTGCCTGTAAAGCCATCTCCCGGCTCAGCGCCTGATATTGGCGGTTAAACAGCTGATATATTTTTCTAAGCAGGTATTGCATGCCGCTGATCACACCGGTGGTAATGTGCAGGAAAAAACTGAATAAACCACTACCGGCCTGCCATCTGCTGACAAGCATTTGCCAGCTGTCGTTCTCGTACAGTAAATGATACAGACGTTTGTTCAACAGGTATATATAGCTGGCAGGGTTGACCGTATGGTGGGAAAAGAACCCGAATTCATGCGCCAGCGCCATTTTAAACTCACTGATATTAACGCAGTTGACGAGTCCCAATCCTATTTCAAGATGCTGGCGTACCGGCAGAAAAATGCTCAGAAAACCGGAGCGATAACACATGGAGGCGCTAACATCCGGTACTACAAATATTTTCCGGGGAAAGCTGATGTGACTATCTTTTACCAGTTGCCGGATAAAGTCAAATAACCGGGGATGATGACGGGCACTGATCTCGGTGCGGTAAGTATGCGTAGCCGCAGGCGGGTGGAAGAGAAAAGTCAGCAGAAAAAACAGCACCATACCTCCCAGTAATATCATGACGCCGGAAAGGAGGGCTGTCAGTACTTTCGGATTGGCCCGGAACAACAGGATGCCTCCGGCTATACAAGCTGCAGATAAGGTGACAGCAGCGGCCAGTAATATTACATATAGCAGGAAGAACAAGATCACGCAACTGATGACTTTT
Coding sequences within:
- a CDS encoding M48 family metallopeptidase, which encodes MTNLYPGSPRHVRAIPMTTTPQFRRKTIKVISCVILFFLLYVILLAAAVTLSAACIAGGILLFRANPKVLTALLSGVMILLGGMVLFFLLTFLFHPPAATHTYRTEISARHHPRLFDFIRQLVKDSHISFPRKIFVVPDVSASMCYRSGFLSIFLPVRQHLEIGLGLVNCVNISEFKMALAHEFGFFSHHTVNPASYIYLLNKRLYHLLYENDSWQMLVSRWQAGSGLFSFFLHITTGVISGMQYLLRKIYQLFNRQYQALSREMALQADTLAVSLAGTEAAVSSIRRMEMGSHCLDYCLHKIPELAERALRFPNVFTAQRELMTYYARQHHLLPDAGGLPVITDTYFHSFLKSRVQFRDQWTSHPTREAREARYLAANVSCEQAVASAWLLFDEPEHLQEEVTAQLYTFLAPDEPLTLFPPAAFIAELAQRHRLYEYPRPFNDYYDNRSFPPIAAVTDPTLLPAETTTLTFHALYHPDIVFRMRAFYRNQQDAETLQAIASGQFTTRYFEFDGIKYPAPQASLLAQQLHVQVAAEQTWLLQHDQLAFHYHCYRAGLKSRETLQQLEHQYHQILQHQQNSGLLGNQVIRLIDCISRLFNISIRQTAILQPCLEELSTESHHFRNMVGDMVMHTDICDTFPPDINRQMITFRHKVPVFSRNTVPDYPAIKELHEMSSLILEHYNNGIILLKRSYLEFILALEPGS